One window of Etheostoma spectabile isolate EspeVRDwgs_2016 unplaced genomic scaffold, UIUC_Espe_1.0 scaffold00005791, whole genome shotgun sequence genomic DNA carries:
- the LOC116677770 gene encoding olfactory receptor 5B12-like: MDNGSFNMDVLQVEGLKVSPESSVPAFILLLLIYVFIMVSNIGLVVLICMERSLHLPMYLLFCNMSINDVFGASAILPRILSDVFTPIPDRYIHYYECVIQAFCAHFHASAAHTVLMIMAFDRYVAICNPLRYAVIMTNRVVVLLSVSAWAVVLVMVVILIGLSVRLSRCRRVILHPFCDNPSLFKLSCESVLINNVYGLGFTVVLQGSSLGSVAFTYLRIAMVCLSSKNRAVNSKALQTCATHLAVYTIMFASGCINIVLHRFPDLSDQRKLAAILFHVVSPALNAVIYGLQIKAVRERFFMRFTRKNICMTEAK; the protein is encoded by the coding sequence ATGGACAATGGATCTTTCAACATGGATGTTCTCCAGGTGGAGGGGTTAAAGGTCAGCCCCGAGTCCTCCGTTCCTgccttcatcctcctcctcctcatctacGTCTTCATCATGGTGTCCAACATCGGCCTGGTGGTGCTGATCTGCATGGAGCGGAGCCTCCACCTGCCCATGTATCTACTCTTCTGCAACATGAGCATCAATGATGTGTTCGGCGCCTCGGCAATCCTCCCTCGCATCCTGAGTGATGTTTTCACTCCGATCCCTGACCGGTACATCCATTATTACGAGTGTGTCATTCAGGCGTTTTGTGCTCACTTCCATGCCAGTGCCGCTCACACGGTACTCATGATCATGGCCTTTGATCGTTACGTTGCCATCTGCAACCCGTTGCGGTATGCCGTCATCATGACCAACAGGGTGGTGGTGTTGCTGTCGGTGTCGGCGTGGGCGGTGGTTTTAGTGATGGTGGTGATCCTCATTGGCCTCAGCGTCCGTTTGTCGCGCTGCAGGAGGGTGATACTCCACCCGTTCTGCGACAACCCGTCCTTGTTCAAGCTGTCCTGCGAGAGCGTCCTCATCAACAACGTCTACGGGCTCGGCTTCACGGTGGTGCTGCAGGGCTCGTCCCTCGGCAGCGTCGCGTTCACCTACCTGAGGATCGCCATGGTGTGTCTGAGTAGTAAGAACCGAGCTGTGAACAGCAAAGCGCTGCAGACCTGCGCCACCCACCTGGCTGTTTACACCATCATGTTCGCGTCAGGCTGCATCAACATCGTTCTCCATCGTTTCCCTGACTTGTCAGACCAAAGGAAGCTGGCGGCCATCTTGTTCCACGTGGTCTCTCCTGCTCTGAACGCTGTTATCTACGGACTGCAGATAAAAGCGGTCAGAGAAAGGTTCTTCATGAGGTTTACCAGGAAAAACATTTGTATGACAGAGGCAAAATGA
- the LOC116677778 gene encoding olfactory receptor 52N5-like → MDNGSFNMDVLQVEGLKVSPESSVPAFILLLLIYVFIMVSNIGLVVLICMERSLHLPMYLLFCNMSINDAFGASAILPRILSDVFTPIPDRYIHYYECVIQAFCAHFHASAAHTVLMIMAFDRYVAICNPLRYTTIMTNRVVVLVSAWAVPAVLVAVLVFLSARLSRCRRSVAAPFCDNASLFKLSCENILINNVYGLGTAMFTMACSLCSVALTYLRIAMVCLSSKNRAVNSKALQTCATHLAVYIILLVSGNVIIILHRFPDLSDERKLASILFHVIPPSMNAVIYGLQIKAIREQIYILFKRKK, encoded by the coding sequence ATGGACAATGGATCTTTCAACATGGATGTTCTCCAGGTGGAGGGGTTAAAGGTCAGCCCCGAGTCCTCCGTTCCCgccttcatcctcctcctcctcatctacGTCTTCATCATGGTGTCCAACATCGGCCTGGTGGTGCTGATCTGCATGGAGCGGAGCCTCCACCTGCCCATGTATCTACTCTTCTGCAACATGAGCATCAATGATGCGTTCGGCGCCTCGGCAATCCTCCCTCGCATCCTGAGTGATGTTTTCACTCCGATCCCTGACCGGTACATCCATTATTACGAGTGTGTCATTCAGGCGTTTTGTGCTCACTTCCATGCCAGTGCCGCTCACACGGTACTCATGATCATGGCCTTTGATCGTTACGTTGCCATCTGCAACCCGCTGCGCTACACCACCATCATGACCAACagggtggtggtgttggtgtcGGCGTGGGCCGTGCCTGCCGTTCTGGTGGCAGTCCTCGTTTTCCTCAGCGCCCGTTTGTCGCGCTGCAGGCGCTCGGTGGCCGCCCCGTTCTGCGACAACGCGTCCTTGTTCAAGCTGTCGTGTGAAAACATCCTCATCAACAACGTCTACGGCCTGGGCACCGCCATGTTCACGATGGCGTGCTCGCTCTGCAGCGTCGCGCTCACCTACCTGAGGATCGCCATGGTGTGTCTGAGTAGTAAGAACCGAGCTGTGAACAGCAAGGCGCTGCAGACCTGCGCCACCCACCTGGCCGTGTACATCATCCTGCTCGTGTCAGGCAacgtcatcatcatcctccatcGCTTCCCCGACCTATCGGACGAAAGGAAGCTGGCGTCCATCTTGTTCCACGTGATCCCTCCTTCCATGAACGCTGTTATCTACGGACTGCAAATCAAAGCCATCAGAGAACAAATTTACATACTATTTAAGAGGAAGAAATGA
- the LOC116677771 gene encoding olfactory receptor 13C2-like, with translation MELFPFDVSPESPSDSYHPPSTNHRASFNGTWEPDGVPFFVIQGLTGLGEKKLIVFVTMLLGYIVILGGNSMIIFVASTDPKLHSPMYFFLYHLSFVDIVYTTTTIPKMLSGFLTEVNTISFPGCFLQLFFVIQLGITSRSILTVMAYDRYVAICHPLRYTAIMTRTVRLLLVAGAWSFGAVCIVPPIVLALPRSYCRSNVVTHGWCDPSSVRRLVCGDTSLESALSLTSAIVSLLTTGVLILASYVLIGVSISRMGVAQRLKAFGTCAAHLTVVSISYSSASFVYISYRVGNFSSEVRIIVSVLYAALTPFLNPMIYSLRNKELRESIRRTLGRFRPSAVSPRKDVNTGS, from the exons ATGGAGCTCTTTCCCTTTGATGTTTCACCTGAAAGCCCCTCAG attCCTACCATCCCCCGTCGACCAATCACAGAGCCAGCTTTAACGGCACCTGGGAGCCCGATGGCGTCCCTTTCTTCGTCATTCAGGGCCTCACCGGCCTCGGGGAGAAGAAActtattgtttttgtcacaaTGCTTCTGGGTTACATCGTCATCCTGGGAGGAAACAGCATGATCATcttcgtg GCGTCGACTGATCCGAAGCTCCACTCTCCGATGTATTTCTTCCTCTACCACCTCTCCTTCGTGGACATCGtctacaccaccaccaccatccccAAGATGCTCTCCGGCTTCCTGACCGAGGTGAACACCATCTCCTTCCCGGGCTGCTTCCTCCAGCTGTTCTTCGTCATCCAGCTGGGAATCACCAGCCGCTCCATCCTGACCGTCATGGCGTACGACCGCTACGTGGCCATCTGCCACCCGCTGCGCTACACCGCCATCATGACTCGGACCGTCCGGCTGCTCCTCGTCGCCGGAGCCTGGAGCTTCGGCGCGGTCTGCATCGTGCCGCCCATCGTCCTGGCGTTGCCGCGGTCCTACTGCCGCTCGAACGTGGTGACGCACGGCTGGTGCGACCCGTCGTCTGTGCGCCGGCTGGTGTGCGGGGACACTTCCCTTGAGAGCGCGTTGTCACTGACCTCCGCCATAGTGTCGCTGCTGACCACCGGAGTCCTCATCCTCGCGTCCTACGTCCTGATTGGTGTTTCCATATCGAGGATGGGGGTCGCTCAGAGGCTGAAGGCCTTCGGGACGTGTGCCGCCCACCTGACCGTGGTGTCCATCTCCTACAGCTCGGCCTCGTTCGTTTACATCTCCTACCGGGTGGGCAACTTCTCATCGGAG GTTCGCATCATCGTGTCCGTGCTGTACGCCGCTCTGACTCCTTTCCTGAACCCGATGATCTACAGTCTGAGGAACAAGGAGCTCCGAGAGTCCATCAGGAGGACGCTGGGCCGGTTCAGACCTTCTGCTGTGTCACCCCGAAAAGACGTCAACACTGGGTCCTGA